One Littorina saxatilis isolate snail1 linkage group LG12, US_GU_Lsax_2.0, whole genome shotgun sequence genomic region harbors:
- the LOC138981435 gene encoding uncharacterized protein, whose amino-acid sequence MPAMNKSSYHRIDKRVNASIVEATDATLNETVEFVREAHRETFPQGRVNAVNDDGEEDGAWEDDDGILWVDVAFDGTWHKRGFSSHYGVGVVVDVLTGYVLDFCVKSTYCHTCAMNKEKLEGMTAAEQLQWKQLHQPDCSINHEGSAKSMERDAALELWGRSVERHNLRYRTMLSDGDSTAFNALAAAEPYGPTRPITSWNVPTTSPREWAQLSARHQRMEGLVEEGRGD is encoded by the exons ATGCCAGCGATGAACAAGAGTTCCTATCATCGCATAGACAAACGAGTCAATGCCAGCATTGTGGAAGCTACAGATGCCACACTTAACGAAACAGTGGAGTTTGTGAGGGAAGCCCACAGGGAAACATTTCCTCAAGGCAGAGTGAATGCTGTGAATGATGATGGTGAGGAAGACGGTGCTTGGGAAGATGATGATGGCATTCTCTGGGTGGATGTGGCCTTTGATGGTACATGGCACAAGAGAGGATTTTCCTCACACTATGGAGTTggcgttgttgttgatgttctgACTGGGTATGTGCTGGACTTCTGTGTGAAATCCACATACTGTCACACATGTGCgatgaacaaagaaaaactaGAGGGGATGACCGCTGCCGAGCAACTACAGTGGAAGCAGCTTCACCAGCCTGACTGCAGCATTAACCATGAGGGATCTGCCAAGTCTATGGAGAGGGATGCAGCCTTGGAGTTGTGGGGAAG GTCTGTTGAGCGTCACAACCTCAGGTACAGAACTATGCTGTCGGACGGAGATTCCACAGCGTTCAATGCTCTGGCTGCAGCTGAGCCCTACGGTCCCACACGTCCCATCACAAGCTGGAATGTACCAACCACCTCCCCAAGAGAATGGGCACAGCTCTCCGCAAGGCATCAAAGGATGGAAGGCTTggtggaagaggggaggggcGACTAA